Sequence from the Candidatus Neomarinimicrobiota bacterium genome:
CCTGTACATTTGATGAGGCGGAAAATGTGGAGGTGCTTCAGACTTTTCTTGAAAAACATTCTGAATTTTCCTGGGGGGATCCGCCGGCCAATGCGCCGGAGCACTGGAAAGATGCCGCCTTACCTGTTCTCAGGACTTATCCTCACCGTTATGATTGTGAAGGTTCTTTTGCAGGACGGGTGAAAAGAATGTAAATTTCCGAATAATTACGGAAGGATGCATGGGATTCATTAAACGAATCATTCTCTTTTTCGTGGTATTAGGGTGTGTAAGCTTTGCGGCTTATCTTATTTTTGATTATGTGCTGATGCCTTTCATCGTAAGCCGGCGGGATACGCGCATTCTCCTGGATGTCCGCTACATGCCCTGGGACCGTGCCGCCTCCCTGCTGCGACGGGAAGGCTTTATCCCCATGCGTGGAGAATCCAAACCCAGCAGCGATCTGGAACCCTTCACCGTCCTGAGTCAACGCCCCCGGCCGGGCTCTAAAGTCCGCCTGGGCAGACGGGTTTATCTGGATATCTCTACCGTCGAAAAGGAGATTCCCTTTCCAAACCTCATCGGCAAAACCCTCCGGGGAGCCGAAATTATTCTCCGGGAATATCAGATGGAACTGGATACGGTGCTTTGGGATTATTCCAACAGTCCCCGCGGTGTAATATATGACCAGTCCTTGGATCCGGGCGTTTACGTGACCCGGGGGACACCTGTGGTACTTTATGCCAGTTTGGGACTCAAATCCTGGACAGTCCCCGATGTGGTGGGGATGAGTCAGTTTGCCGCCATAAGAAAAATCGAAAGTGCCGGGCTGGAAGTGAGTGATGTCCGCTTTGTGGAGCGGGATGACCTGCTGGCATTCACCGTTTTGTCCCAGTCCATCGAAGGGGGGACGGTGCTCAAGGAACCCCGGGGCATCGTTCTCACCGTGAGTCAGCTCCCTGAAGAAAAACACAACCGGTAAACACCTATGATGAAAACAGAAACAGACCGTAAAGTTCTTCATGTGCTTTCGGGAGTGATTCCCTTTGGAGTTTATTTTATGCCCGAGTGGTTCGGATTCACATCCCGGCAGATGACACTCCTTATTTTAGGGGGATTTTCCATTCCCTTTATCTGTCTGGATGTAGGAAGGCGCTGGATTCCGTTCTTTCAGAAAATATTCAAATGGCTGGCGGGACATTCCATGCGGGAATCGGAAGAATTGGGCTATAAACTGACCGGTGCATCCTGGCAATTTGTCTCATTTTGGCTGGTCCTCTGGTATTTCAAGCCCGATTATTCCGTTCCGGCCTGTCTGCTCCTGTCCATCAGCGATGCTTCGGCAGCGCTGGTGGGAAAACGCTGGGGCAAAATCCGGTGGATCTACAACCACACCCTTATGGGAACCGGTGCTTTTATTCTCACCGGTGTGCTGATTTTTATCATCGGGTATCCACATCTGGTGCTCTGGAAGGTTTTCGCGGTTGTGGTGCTTACATCCATTTGTGAAGCCCTTTTGCAGCGGGTGAATGACAATTTCTCCATTCCGCTCATTTCCGCCATATTCCTGGCCCTGTTTCATGCGTAATAAAAAACCAAACTTTTTCATTTTATTTTTTTTCGGGGAATCCTATATTCTGCGGCAATCAGTTAAGCAACTTCTCATAAACGGCAGAGAACAGCAGACGGCTGAGTGGTA
This genomic interval carries:
- a CDS encoding PASTA domain-containing protein; the encoded protein is MGFIKRIILFFVVLGCVSFAAYLIFDYVLMPFIVSRRDTRILLDVRYMPWDRAASLLRREGFIPMRGESKPSSDLEPFTVLSQRPRPGSKVRLGRRVYLDISTVEKEIPFPNLIGKTLRGAEIILREYQMELDTVLWDYSNSPRGVIYDQSLDPGVYVTRGTPVVLYASLGLKSWTVPDVVGMSQFAAIRKIESAGLEVSDVRFVERDDLLAFTVLSQSIEGGTVLKEPRGIVLTVSQLPEEKHNR